From a region of the Geothrix sp. 21YS21S-2 genome:
- a CDS encoding phosphorylase — protein MPPRPSLLLAAFPPELAGWDATPPAGWRVACTGVGALTAAVATVRLLSELDPERVLFVGTCGSYDARLQPGDAVWASEALAISLDELEGRAYRPAIEVVRWPATLVPALPFPAHSVAVPPGITRTEEGARRLGELAAVEHLELTGVFAACAEAGVPCGAVLAVANRVGPEAHREWRENHERVSRELMARLAGLGVFGGR, from the coding sequence ATGCCCCCCCGCCCCTCCCTCCTCCTCGCAGCCTTCCCCCCCGAACTCGCCGGGTGGGACGCCACCCCTCCCGCCGGCTGGCGGGTGGCCTGCACCGGCGTCGGGGCGCTCACGGCCGCGGTGGCGACCGTTCGGTTGCTGTCGGAGCTGGATCCGGAACGCGTCCTGTTCGTGGGCACCTGCGGGTCCTACGACGCGCGGCTCCAGCCGGGGGACGCCGTCTGGGCCTCGGAGGCCCTGGCCATCTCCCTGGATGAGCTGGAGGGGCGGGCCTACCGGCCGGCCATCGAAGTCGTCCGGTGGCCCGCGACCCTCGTGCCGGCCCTGCCCTTCCCGGCCCATTCCGTGGCGGTGCCGCCGGGAATTACGCGCACGGAGGAGGGGGCGCGGCGCCTGGGGGAGCTGGCGGCCGTGGAGCACCTGGAGCTCACGGGGGTCTTTGCGGCCTGCGCGGAGGCGGGCGTGCCCTGCGGGGCCGTGCTGGCGGTGGCGAACCGCGTGGGGCCCGAGGCGCACCGGGAGTGGCGGGAGAACCATGAGCGGGTGAGCCGGGAGCTGATGGCGCGCCTGGCTGGGCTGGGGGTCTTCGGGGGGCGGTGA